One genomic segment of Flavobacteriaceae bacterium includes these proteins:
- a CDS encoding transcriptional regulator has translation MDIRLIKTTQDYDTAISRIEELWGAKKDTPEGDELDLLVTLVESYEMKHYPILPPDPIDAIKFRMEQMEMTKADMVQYLGSQSRVSEILNRKRSLTLKMIKSLYKELKIPAEVLLA, from the coding sequence ATGGATATTCGATTAATTAAAACAACGCAAGATTATGATACTGCTATTAGCAGAATTGAGGAATTATGGGGAGCTAAAAAAGATACCCCGGAAGGAGACGAGTTGGATTTGCTGGTTACCTTAGTTGAGTCATATGAAATGAAGCATTATCCAATTTTGCCACCTGATCCGATTGATGCAATAAAATTTCGTATGGAACAAATGGAAATGACAAAAGCAGATATGGTTCAATATTTAGGTAGCCAAAGTAGAGTAAGCGAAATTCTGAATAGAAAAAGGAGCTTGACTTTAAAAATGATAAAATCTTTGTATAAGGAATTAAAAATACCGGCAGAGGTATTATTGGCTTGA
- a CDS encoding toxin-antitoxin system YwqK family antitoxin produces the protein MMSKIKSLVFYVVLSFFSAYAVSAQKINQFDENKKRTGIWKKFYKNKRIRYVGKFKNGKEVGTFKYYDIRTSKFPVIIKEFKPETDSAYVKFYTIKEKLRSKGWMVLRNRVGKWVYYFPNGKLFSEELYKNGKLEGIVKNYYRSGKLLEKTHYKNGKKNGSSKQYSDEGILIEEVYYKEDVLDGEAKYFELNGKLRERGVYKEGKRYGKWEFFINGEIVDEKKQQELKKFSPDKSKKRN, from the coding sequence ATGATGTCAAAGATAAAAAGCCTTGTTTTTTATGTTGTGCTTTCTTTTTTTTCAGCGTATGCTGTAAGTGCACAAAAGATCAATCAATTTGATGAAAATAAGAAAAGAACCGGAATATGGAAAAAATTTTATAAAAATAAACGTATTCGCTATGTAGGAAAGTTTAAAAACGGCAAAGAAGTAGGAACATTTAAATATTACGATATCAGAACTTCCAAATTTCCTGTAATTATAAAGGAATTTAAACCGGAAACAGATTCTGCCTATGTAAAATTTTATACAATAAAAGAGAAACTGCGAAGTAAAGGGTGGATGGTATTGCGAAACAGGGTAGGGAAATGGGTATATTATTTTCCGAATGGGAAACTATTTTCCGAAGAATTATATAAAAACGGAAAATTGGAAGGCATTGTAAAAAATTATTACAGAAGTGGAAAATTATTAGAAAAAACTCATTATAAAAACGGAAAAAAGAACGGAAGTAGCAAACAATATTCGGACGAAGGAATTTTGATTGAAGAGGTATACTATAAAGAGGATGTACTGGACGGAGAAGCAAAATATTTTGAACTGAATGGAAAATTAAGAGAAAGAGGTGTTTATAAAGAAGGGAAGCGTTATGGTAAATGGGAGTTTTTTATAAATGGTGAAATCGTAGATGAGAAAAAACAACAGGAACTCAAAAAATTTAGTCCCGATAAAAGCAAGAAAAGGAATTAG
- a CDS encoding adenylosuccinate lyase yields MSADYLTSELLNIENAKRENRQRVANIVCKQKELLEPLVKITFDVSNKISVKAAWILEWICSHHDLHAIVPYLDEFTSGLKYLKFDSAIRPCAKICEHITIAYFKEDELFVKNLTDEHMQRIVEVGFDWLITDQKIAVRAYTMSSLFLLGKKYDWVHPELAYLIRTKIIHESKGCKARGKKVLELIDTGNLDERKKLS; encoded by the coding sequence ATGTCTGCTGATTATTTAACATCCGAACTTCTCAACATAGAAAATGCTAAAAGAGAAAACAGGCAAAGGGTTGCAAATATTGTTTGCAAGCAAAAAGAATTATTGGAACCTCTGGTAAAAATTACTTTTGATGTTTCAAACAAAATATCTGTCAAAGCAGCGTGGATCCTGGAATGGATTTGTTCGCATCATGATTTACATGCAATTGTTCCTTATCTGGATGAATTTACTTCCGGTTTAAAATATCTTAAGTTTGACAGTGCTATCCGTCCCTGTGCCAAGATATGCGAACATATTACCATAGCTTATTTTAAAGAAGATGAACTTTTTGTTAAAAATCTAACAGATGAACATATGCAAAGGATAGTTGAAGTTGGATTTGACTGGCTCATTACGGATCAGAAAATTGCCGTAAGGGCTTATACAATGAGTAGTTTATTTTTGTTAGGAAAAAAGTACGATTGGGTTCATCCCGAATTAGCGTATTTAATTCGTACAAAAATCATCCATGAAAGCAAAGGTTGCAAAGCCAGGGGGAAAAAGGTGTTGGAGTTAATAGATACCGGTAATTTAGATGAAAGAAAAAAATTGAGCTGA
- a CDS encoding cold-shock protein, translated as MSKGTVKFFNESKGFGFIVEEGSNKEHFVHVSGLLDRIRENDEVEFDLQNGRKGLNAVNVKVI; from the coding sequence ATGAGTAAAGGCACCGTAAAATTTTTCAACGAATCCAAAGGATTCGGGTTTATTGTAGAAGAAGGAAGCAACAAAGAACATTTTGTACATGTATCAGGGTTACTTGATAGAATTCGTGAAAACGATGAGGTTGAATTTGACCTGCAAAATGGAAGAAAAGGATTAAACGCAGTAAATGTAAAAGTAATTTAA
- a CDS encoding type II toxin-antitoxin system HigB family toxin, with the protein MRVIAFKTLRRFFEKPAYSDAEISLKAWYHDVKIAEWKNSNELKQQFKNASIVGDGRVVFNIKGNDYRLVVAIDYEFQIIFIRFIETHKQYDKIDAKTI; encoded by the coding sequence GTGAGGGTTATTGCATTTAAAACGCTAAGAAGGTTTTTTGAAAAACCAGCATATTCGGATGCTGAGATTTCATTAAAGGCTTGGTATCATGATGTTAAAATAGCTGAATGGAAAAACTCAAATGAACTGAAACAGCAATTTAAAAACGCCAGTATTGTAGGAGATGGAAGGGTAGTTTTTAATATTAAAGGTAATGATTACAGATTGGTAGTTGCGATAGATTATGAATTTCAGATCATTTTCATAAGATTTATAGAAACACATAAACAGTATGACAAAATTGATGCTAAAACGATTTGA
- a CDS encoding transposase — protein MKTNEIIGIDVSKLLIDVCIYSKQIVQQFENSKSGFKLMLKWSFKNSSFSKEETMFVFEHTGMYSHLLSVSLTEQKLSFFIASGLEIKRSIGIARGKDDQIDAKRIALYGYRLKEELKPSKLPKRSILQLKSLLSLRTKLNKQRAGFKVTLKEQKRIYKAKEYKIIFDVQQKMIAELTKQIHKINTQMQAIIDQNIMLKETYKLVTSVKGIGMQTAIMMIVFTDNFSKFENWRKFASYCGVAPFPYQSGTSIKGRTKVSHLANKKLKAIINMCAISAIQHNPEMKLYYHKRIKQGKSKMSTVNIIRNKLIARVFAVVKRQTPYVDTFKFAA, from the coding sequence ATGAAAACAAATGAAATTATCGGAATCGATGTCAGTAAATTATTAATTGATGTTTGTATCTATTCTAAACAAATTGTTCAACAGTTTGAGAACAGTAAATCTGGATTTAAATTAATGCTAAAGTGGAGTTTTAAAAATTCGTCTTTCTCTAAAGAAGAAACCATGTTTGTATTTGAACATACAGGAATGTACTCTCATTTATTATCTGTGTCTTTAACTGAACAAAAATTATCTTTTTTCATAGCTTCTGGTTTAGAAATTAAAAGATCTATTGGTATTGCTCGTGGAAAGGATGACCAAATTGATGCCAAACGCATTGCTCTATATGGGTATCGATTAAAAGAAGAACTTAAACCCAGTAAGCTACCTAAAAGAAGTATATTACAACTAAAAAGTCTCTTATCTTTAAGGACAAAACTTAACAAACAAAGAGCTGGTTTTAAAGTTACTTTGAAAGAACAAAAAAGAATTTATAAAGCAAAAGAGTATAAAATAATCTTTGACGTTCAACAAAAAATGATTGCAGAACTAACCAAACAAATACACAAGATTAATACTCAAATGCAAGCTATTATTGACCAAAATATAATGTTAAAAGAAACCTATAAACTTGTTACTAGTGTTAAAGGTATAGGAATGCAAACTGCTATAATGATGATTGTGTTTACTGACAATTTTTCAAAATTTGAAAACTGGAGAAAGTTTGCCTCTTATTGTGGTGTTGCTCCTTTTCCTTACCAATCTGGAACTAGTATTAAAGGACGTACAAAAGTCTCTCATTTGGCTAATAAAAAATTGAAAGCAATTATTAATATGTGCGCTATTTCTGCTATACAACATAACCCAGAAATGAAATTATACTATCATAAAAGAATAAAACAAGGCAAAAGTAAAATGAGTACCGTTAACATTATTAGAAACAAATTAATAGCAAGAGTGTTTGCCGTTGTCAAACGACAAACACCCTATGTAGATACTTTTAAATTTGCTGCATAA
- the mnmA gene encoding tRNA 2-thiouridine(34) synthase MnmA, translating to MKRVVVGLSGGVDSSVAAYLLKEQGYEVIGLFMKNWHDDSVTISNECPWLEDSNDAMIVAEKLGIPFQVVDLSEQYKERIVDYMFNEYEKGRTPNPDILCNREIKFDVFMNIAVNLGADYVATGHYCRKAEENSNGKVIYKLLSGKDIRKDQSYFLCQLSQQQLAKALFPIGVLTKPEVREIAKKANLITADKKDSQGLCFIGKVRLPEFLQQKLKPKEGVIIRVSDDAKLFQRELPDFANKYEELDFFATKYEYFQEDGEVVGKHRGAHYFTKGQRKGLAVGGTKEPLFVIETDVDENVIYTGEGKHHKGLYRNVLFVSEDELHWIREDIALQPHENMKVLARIRYRQTLQEATLYKVENGMFVAFRNAQSAIQEGQFVAWYQGEELLGSGVIS from the coding sequence ATGAAAAGAGTAGTTGTCGGGCTTTCCGGCGGAGTTGATAGCAGTGTAGCTGCATACCTGCTGAAAGAACAAGGATATGAGGTGATCGGACTGTTTATGAAGAACTGGCACGACGATTCCGTAACCATTTCCAATGAATGCCCGTGGTTAGAAGACAGCAATGACGCCATGATTGTAGCAGAGAAATTAGGCATTCCTTTTCAGGTGGTGGATTTAAGCGAACAGTACAAAGAACGTATTGTAGATTATATGTTCAACGAGTATGAAAAAGGTAGAACACCTAATCCGGATATACTGTGCAACAGGGAAATTAAGTTTGATGTTTTTATGAATATTGCTGTGAATCTGGGAGCTGATTATGTAGCTACGGGCCACTATTGCCGTAAAGCCGAAGAAAACAGCAATGGTAAAGTAATCTACAAACTATTGTCGGGAAAAGATATCCGTAAAGATCAATCGTATTTTTTATGTCAATTGTCACAACAGCAGTTAGCAAAAGCATTATTTCCGATAGGAGTGCTTACAAAGCCGGAAGTACGTGAGATTGCCAAAAAAGCAAACCTGATTACGGCAGATAAAAAAGATTCTCAGGGTTTGTGCTTTATTGGAAAAGTAAGACTTCCTGAGTTTTTACAACAAAAACTGAAACCTAAAGAAGGAGTTATTATCCGGGTGAGTGATGATGCAAAGCTTTTTCAAAGAGAGCTGCCGGATTTTGCAAATAAGTATGAAGAGTTAGATTTTTTTGCAACCAAATATGAATATTTTCAAGAAGACGGGGAAGTAGTAGGAAAACACCGGGGAGCACATTATTTTACAAAAGGTCAACGGAAAGGTTTGGCTGTCGGGGGCACAAAAGAACCTTTGTTTGTTATAGAAACCGATGTGGATGAAAATGTGATCTATACGGGAGAAGGAAAACATCACAAAGGACTATATAGAAATGTATTATTTGTTTCGGAAGATGAATTGCACTGGATTCGCGAAGATATAGCTTTGCAACCTCACGAAAATATGAAAGTATTGGCAAGAATACGTTATCGGCAGACTCTGCAAGAAGCTACTTTATATAAAGTTGAAAACGGCATGTTTGTAGCATTTCGAAATGCACAATCTGCCATCCAGGAAGGGCAATTTGTCGCCTGGTATCAAGGGGAGGAATTACTAGGATCCGGAGTGATTTCTTAA
- a CDS encoding iron chelate uptake ABC transporter family permease subunit gives MRGTAACYIFKNNKSLNITKSYKKQFLLLLALLIVVVFINISFGSVSIPFKDTFSVLIGDGSLKNSWRVIILNFRIPKAITAILVGSGLSISGLLMQTLFRNPLAGPFVLGISSGAGLGVAILILGGSFFGAFFDDLLISNWMLMITASLGAGMVLFAVLLTANRVRNTMSVLIIGLMFGSLSAALISVLSYFSEASKIQQYIFWGFGSLGNLTWEQISLFVFIFIISIGGVLFTIKPLNGFLLGENYAKSVGIHIKKSRTVILVITSILTGVITAFAGPIAFIGLAVPHITKLLFKTSNHKILIPAVAITGAIILLVCDLIAQLPTSEYTLPINAITSLFGAPVVIWLLIRKKRIYV, from the coding sequence ATGAGAGGTACTGCAGCATGTTATATTTTCAAAAATAACAAGAGTTTGAACATAACCAAATCGTATAAAAAGCAGTTTTTATTATTACTCGCACTGTTGATAGTTGTCGTTTTTATCAATATAAGTTTTGGCTCTGTTTCCATTCCTTTTAAAGATACTTTTTCTGTTTTAATTGGGGATGGGTCTTTAAAAAATAGCTGGAGAGTCATTATTCTTAACTTTAGGATTCCAAAAGCGATTACTGCAATATTAGTAGGTTCGGGACTTTCAATTTCAGGACTATTAATGCAAACGTTATTTCGCAATCCGTTGGCAGGGCCTTTTGTTTTAGGGATTTCATCAGGTGCGGGTTTAGGGGTAGCTATTTTAATCTTAGGAGGGAGTTTTTTCGGGGCTTTTTTTGATGATCTATTGATTTCTAACTGGATGTTGATGATTACCGCCAGCCTAGGAGCCGGTATGGTTTTATTTGCGGTTTTGTTAACTGCAAATAGAGTACGTAATACCATGTCTGTTTTAATTATCGGGTTAATGTTCGGCAGTTTATCTGCTGCATTGATAAGTGTGCTTTCTTATTTTAGCGAAGCTTCTAAAATTCAACAATATATTTTTTGGGGATTTGGAAGCTTGGGTAATTTAACCTGGGAGCAAATTTCTCTGTTTGTCTTTATTTTTATTATAAGTATTGGTGGAGTATTGTTTACAATCAAACCTCTAAATGGATTTCTATTAGGTGAAAATTACGCAAAAAGCGTAGGGATTCATATTAAAAAAAGCAGAACTGTTATTCTGGTAATTACAAGTATTCTTACAGGTGTGATTACTGCTTTTGCAGGCCCGATAGCATTTATTGGATTGGCTGTTCCCCATATCACCAAGTTACTATTCAAAACATCTAATCATAAAATATTGATTCCTGCGGTTGCTATTACCGGTGCTATTATTTTATTGGTTTGTGATCTTATAGCACAATTGCCAACCAGCGAATATACGTTGCCTATCAATGCCATTACTTCTTTATTTGGAGCACCTGTAGTTATCTGGCTGTTGATCAGAAAAAAAAGGATATATGTTTAG
- a CDS encoding IS4 family transposase has product MKKTNASTKSSELNSVLSSHFQGKINLARIKLISHFIIALCKVQTVTFEKVANAFETSVDSKSSLRRIQRFIADYSLDGDLIARLIFSLLPKQEGLILSIDRTNWKFGQTNINIFMLGVVYKGVAFPLLFTMLDKPGNSNSQERIDLVNRFIRLFGKDVIKSIVADREFVGNHWLDFLNTNGIKYYIRIRNNFKVELPDKNKTIKVFHLFNPHKINEFVYYPKIVRVNGQLCFLSGCKLYPKNGKPDFLIIVSFNAPDKAFEQYKERWQIEMCFKAMKASGFDIENTHLQDIKRIEKLVLLVMMAFVWCYKVGIYLHQIKPIKIKKHGRMAKSIFKYGLDYIASVLLNPVNQNNMNLTKFLSCT; this is encoded by the coding sequence ATGAAAAAAACCAATGCTTCCACTAAAAGTAGTGAATTAAATTCAGTTTTAAGTTCTCATTTCCAAGGTAAGATCAATTTGGCAAGAATCAAACTCATATCACATTTCATTATCGCCCTCTGTAAGGTACAGACAGTTACCTTTGAAAAGGTAGCCAACGCTTTTGAGACCTCAGTAGATTCGAAGTCATCACTCAGACGTATTCAAAGATTTATTGCTGATTATTCGTTGGATGGAGATTTGATCGCTCGTCTTATATTTAGTCTCCTTCCTAAGCAAGAGGGATTGATCTTGAGTATTGATAGGACCAATTGGAAGTTTGGTCAGACCAACATCAACATTTTTATGTTGGGAGTTGTCTATAAAGGTGTTGCCTTCCCATTGTTATTTACTATGTTAGATAAGCCAGGGAACTCTAACAGTCAGGAGCGTATTGATCTTGTGAATCGTTTCATAAGACTTTTTGGCAAAGATGTTATTAAATCCATTGTAGCCGATAGAGAGTTTGTAGGTAATCATTGGTTGGATTTCTTGAATACAAATGGAATCAAATATTATATCCGCATTCGAAACAACTTTAAGGTAGAGCTTCCTGATAAGAACAAAACCATCAAAGTATTTCACTTGTTTAATCCACATAAGATCAATGAGTTTGTGTATTATCCTAAAATTGTACGTGTTAATGGTCAGCTTTGTTTCCTTTCCGGATGCAAGTTGTACCCAAAAAATGGAAAGCCTGATTTCTTAATCATTGTATCGTTCAACGCTCCTGATAAGGCCTTTGAACAATACAAAGAACGATGGCAGATAGAGATGTGTTTTAAAGCAATGAAAGCCAGTGGCTTTGATATTGAAAACACACACCTGCAAGATATTAAGCGTATTGAAAAATTAGTACTGCTTGTAATGATGGCTTTCGTATGGTGTTACAAAGTTGGTATATATTTACATCAGATTAAGCCTATCAAAATAAAAAAGCATGGAAGAATGGCTAAAAGCATATTCAAATATGGATTAGATTATATCGCTTCTGTGCTATTAAACCCTGTAAATCAAAACAATATGAACTTGACTAAATTTTTGTCATGTACTTAG
- a CDS encoding nitronate monooxygenase: protein MNKITNLFGIRYPIIQGGMIWVSGWKLASSVSNAGGLGLIGSGSMYPEVLKMHIRKCKKATDKPFGVNVPMLYPQIEEIMDIIVEEDIKIVFTSAGNPNTWTSFLKEKDITVVHVVSSVKFALKSQLAGVDAVVCEGFEAGGHNGREETTTFTLIPTVKEQLNIPIIAAGGIGSGRSMLAAMVLGADGVQIGSRFAATKESSAHDNFKQMIVNVKEGDTDLTLKELAPVRLIKNHFYNQVQTLYQKHPTVEEIKELLGKARAKKGMFEGDLDNGELEIGQVAGLIHEIKSAKEILEDIIAEFEKVKRAL from the coding sequence ATGAATAAAATAACGAATCTTTTTGGAATCCGTTACCCGATTATACAAGGAGGTATGATCTGGGTAAGTGGTTGGAAACTGGCCTCTTCGGTTAGTAATGCTGGTGGTTTAGGGCTTATCGGTTCCGGTTCTATGTACCCTGAAGTGTTGAAAATGCATATTCGGAAATGTAAAAAAGCAACTGATAAACCTTTTGGAGTGAACGTCCCGATGCTATATCCGCAAATAGAAGAAATCATGGATATTATTGTGGAAGAAGACATAAAAATTGTGTTTACTTCCGCAGGAAATCCCAATACATGGACTTCTTTTTTAAAAGAAAAAGATATTACGGTAGTGCATGTAGTGAGTTCTGTAAAATTTGCATTAAAATCACAGTTAGCCGGTGTAGATGCCGTAGTTTGCGAAGGGTTTGAAGCCGGAGGTCACAATGGGAGGGAAGAAACTACGACATTTACTTTAATTCCGACGGTAAAAGAACAATTGAATATTCCGATAATAGCAGCAGGAGGTATTGGTTCCGGTAGAAGTATGCTGGCAGCAATGGTTCTGGGAGCGGACGGAGTGCAAATCGGAAGTCGTTTTGCAGCGACGAAAGAATCTTCTGCTCACGATAATTTTAAGCAAATGATTGTCAATGTCAAAGAAGGAGATACGGATTTGACACTCAAAGAACTTGCCCCGGTTCGTTTGATAAAAAACCATTTTTATAACCAGGTACAAACCTTGTATCAAAAACATCCGACAGTAGAAGAAATTAAAGAATTACTGGGAAAAGCCAGGGCAAAAAAAGGAATGTTTGAAGGAGATTTGGATAATGGCGAGTTAGAAATTGGCCAGGTAGCTGGTTTGATACATGAAATAAAATCAGCAAAAGAAATATTGGAAGATATTATAGCTGAGTTTGAAAAAGTAAAAAGAGCACTATGA
- the purB gene encoding adenylosuccinate lyase, producing MNISQLNVISPLDGRYRDKVSGLADYFSEEALIKYRVHVEIEYFIALCEIPLPQLKGFHHTTFADLRAIYKNFLPEDAQKIKNIEKVTNHDVKAVEYFIKEKFDLLNLSSYKEFIHFGLTSQDINNTAIPLSVKDAVVNVYIPALKALIAKLKSLASKWSSISMLARTHGQPASPTRLGKEMEVFIVRLEVQFKTLKTIPNAAKFGGATGNYNAHKVAYPDIDWKVFGNHFVNHQLGLHHSFPTTQIEHYDHMASLFDCLKRINTIIIDLDRDMWTYISMDYFKQKIKSGEVGSSVMPHKVNPIDFENSEGNLGMANAVFEHLAAKLPLSRLQRDLTDSTVLRNVGVPIAHTLIGFLATLKGLGKLLLNNEKIKTDLENNWAVVAEAIQTVLRREGYSNPYETLKGLTRTNEKINRQSITDFIDTLEVSTAIKEELKTITPSNYTGI from the coding sequence ATGAATATTTCACAGCTAAATGTCATCTCTCCCTTAGATGGCCGTTATCGCGATAAAGTTTCCGGGTTAGCCGACTATTTCTCCGAGGAAGCACTCATAAAATACAGAGTACATGTTGAAATAGAATATTTTATTGCACTATGTGAAATTCCGCTTCCTCAATTAAAAGGTTTTCATCATACTACATTCGCTGATTTAAGAGCCATTTACAAGAATTTTTTACCGGAAGATGCCCAAAAAATAAAAAATATTGAAAAAGTAACGAACCACGATGTAAAAGCCGTTGAATATTTTATCAAAGAGAAATTTGATCTGCTAAATTTGTCGTCTTATAAAGAATTTATACACTTCGGACTGACTTCTCAGGATATTAATAATACAGCAATTCCTCTGTCTGTAAAAGATGCCGTAGTCAATGTATATATACCTGCTCTTAAGGCTCTCATAGCAAAACTAAAATCACTGGCTTCAAAATGGTCATCGATTTCCATGCTTGCAAGAACACACGGGCAACCTGCTTCTCCTACAAGATTAGGAAAAGAAATGGAGGTATTTATAGTACGTTTGGAAGTGCAATTTAAAACCTTAAAGACCATTCCTAATGCAGCTAAATTTGGTGGAGCTACGGGAAATTACAATGCACATAAAGTAGCCTATCCGGATATAGATTGGAAAGTATTTGGCAACCATTTTGTCAACCATCAGCTAGGTTTACATCACTCATTTCCAACCACTCAGATAGAGCACTATGATCATATGGCTTCTTTGTTTGATTGTCTAAAACGTATCAACACTATTATCATAGACTTAGACAGGGATATGTGGACGTATATTTCTATGGATTATTTCAAACAAAAAATAAAATCCGGTGAAGTAGGTTCTTCTGTGATGCCCCATAAAGTAAACCCTATAGATTTTGAAAACTCAGAAGGGAATCTGGGAATGGCCAATGCTGTTTTCGAGCACTTGGCGGCCAAACTTCCGCTATCTCGTTTGCAAAGAGATTTAACAGATAGTACGGTTTTGAGAAATGTTGGGGTACCGATTGCCCATACGCTTATCGGGTTTTTAGCTACTTTAAAAGGTTTGGGCAAATTATTGCTAAACAACGAAAAAATCAAAACAGACCTGGAAAATAACTGGGCAGTTGTTGCCGAAGCCATCCAGACAGTTTTAAGAAGAGAAGGATACTCAAACCCATATGAAACTTTAAAAGGGTTGACAAGAACAAATGAAAAAATCAACCGACAATCAATTACCGACTTTATTGATACATTAGAAGTTTCTACGGCTATCAAAGAGGAGTTAAAAACCATTACACCTTCAAATTATACAGGAATTTAA